A stretch of Aristophania vespae DNA encodes these proteins:
- the dhaL gene encoding dihydroxyacetone kinase subunit DhaL: MSNTDSKSRAIPKLDRIFNNPDHIVEDGLRGYLLAHPNIIAATDNPRVVKRREGSPVRKVGIITGGGSGHEPAFLGYVGKGLLDAAAIGEIFSSPTAASFLDAMRSADMGAGVACLFGNYAGDMMNVRLAVNDAAKEGITVGTVVANDDVASAPKSEIARRRGVAGEILMWKAGGARAEEGGSLEEVLAAAQKAIDNTRSIGVGLSPCTIVANGHPNFKIDTGTMEVGIGHHGEPGVEVRPLARSREIARMMAEHVLNDLPFQKDDNVAVLLSGLGATPIIELYVLFADIADIMKEKGIHVCHSFVGNYFTSLEMKGVTLTVMKLDEELDRLMAHPTHSIGLTRIGTFYTPLHKEAPVIMRSLQAEIEKTVSLEKYSAVSGIPLNKTHNVVPTLIEAIINAREWLSEIDGKIGDGDHGINMAKGFERCRERLGDNPPSLKEALEILSDSLLAGIGGSMGPLYGRFFTGMAQPLSHTDYIDTKIFGLMLDGAEAGIRSLGNADIGDKTLMDTLVPAVRACHESEQQSLQECLKSVSEAAEKGRDSTIDLVARIGRASRLGERSRGVLDAGATSCCLILQTMVHSLAALDES, from the coding sequence ATGAGTAACACTGATTCAAAATCACGAGCTATCCCTAAGCTTGATCGGATCTTCAACAATCCAGATCATATTGTTGAAGATGGCCTCCGCGGTTATTTGCTCGCACATCCCAATATTATTGCCGCAACGGATAATCCACGCGTTGTTAAACGCCGTGAAGGTAGTCCTGTACGTAAAGTTGGCATTATTACGGGAGGAGGGTCTGGCCACGAACCAGCATTTCTTGGCTATGTAGGTAAAGGGTTGCTTGATGCCGCCGCCATAGGAGAGATTTTCTCTTCCCCCACGGCTGCAAGCTTTCTTGATGCGATGCGTAGCGCTGATATGGGAGCCGGTGTTGCTTGCTTATTTGGCAATTATGCTGGCGATATGATGAATGTCCGTCTTGCCGTCAATGATGCCGCTAAAGAAGGTATTACCGTTGGCACTGTCGTCGCAAATGATGACGTCGCCTCTGCCCCCAAAAGTGAGATAGCACGCCGGCGTGGTGTAGCAGGCGAAATCCTCATGTGGAAAGCAGGAGGAGCCCGCGCTGAAGAAGGTGGTTCTTTAGAAGAGGTTCTAGCAGCAGCCCAAAAGGCCATTGACAATACGCGCTCGATTGGTGTTGGCCTCTCACCTTGCACAATCGTCGCTAATGGTCATCCTAATTTCAAAATTGATACCGGCACAATGGAAGTTGGCATCGGTCATCATGGAGAGCCTGGAGTTGAAGTTCGCCCCCTAGCACGCTCTCGCGAAATTGCCCGTATGATGGCTGAGCATGTCTTAAATGATCTACCTTTTCAGAAAGACGATAATGTTGCTGTCCTACTCTCAGGACTAGGCGCAACCCCCATTATTGAACTTTATGTGCTCTTTGCTGATATCGCAGATATCATGAAAGAAAAGGGCATTCATGTTTGTCACAGCTTTGTAGGAAACTACTTTACCTCTCTCGAAATGAAGGGCGTCACATTAACAGTCATGAAGCTTGATGAAGAGCTTGATCGCTTAATGGCGCACCCTACACATTCTATTGGCTTAACCCGCATAGGCACATTTTATACCCCTCTTCACAAAGAAGCCCCTGTAATCATGCGTTCGTTACAGGCTGAAATTGAAAAAACAGTTTCGCTTGAAAAATACAGCGCTGTATCAGGGATCCCCCTGAACAAAACACATAATGTTGTGCCTACTCTAATTGAAGCCATCATCAATGCGCGCGAATGGCTGAGTGAAATAGATGGCAAAATTGGCGATGGTGATCATGGTATTAACATGGCCAAAGGCTTTGAACGCTGCCGTGAAAGATTAGGTGATAACCCACCTTCTTTAAAAGAAGCCCTGGAGATTTTGTCAGATTCACTTCTGGCAGGGATTGGCGGTTCAATGGGACCACTTTATGGGCGTTTCTTTACTGGAATGGCACAGCCACTTTCTCACACAGATTATATCGATACCAAAATATTTGGTCTCATGCTTGACGGGGCAGAAGCTGGCATCCGCTCTTTAGGTAATGCCGATATAGGCGACAAAACCCTTATGGATACGCTTGTACCTGCCGTGAGAGCCTGCCATGAATCAGAGCAACAAAGCCTACAAGAATGCTTAAAGTCTGTTTCTGAGGCCGCAGAAAAAGGCAGAGATTCAACAATTGATCTCGTCGCTCGCATTGGGCGTGCCAGCCGGCTTGGTGAACGCTCACGTGGGGTGCTTGATGCAGGTGCAACGTCATGTTGTCTCATATTGCAAACCATGGTGCATAGCCTCGCCGCACTCGATGAATCCTGA
- a CDS encoding MFS transporter — protein sequence MRAIDTSAEFGFLVCLPIYFTHDLHFSLNQWLLVLQALALSNVIWNLLFGILSDWLSWRGTVMVAGGIGSTITTLLLYWSPTYFGPETMWPTLVVAALYGMTLAAYAPLSALMPYLAPEDKPAAMSLLNLGAGASVWIGPAIVYLVEPYFGVLGIMITFAIIYFISAILTWFLTLDPEIQAEIDRARADKKRSQSAKIQSNPASS from the coding sequence GTGCGTGCTATTGATACCTCAGCAGAATTTGGCTTTCTAGTCTGCCTGCCCATTTACTTTACGCATGACCTGCATTTTAGCCTCAATCAGTGGCTGCTGGTCCTTCAGGCCCTTGCGCTATCAAACGTTATCTGGAACCTCTTATTTGGTATTTTAAGTGACTGGCTAAGTTGGCGCGGTACAGTCATGGTTGCAGGGGGCATTGGGTCCACAATCACAACCTTACTTCTTTACTGGAGCCCAACATATTTTGGCCCAGAGACTATGTGGCCTACACTGGTTGTCGCTGCCTTATATGGAATGACGCTCGCAGCTTATGCGCCCCTGTCAGCTCTCATGCCCTATTTAGCACCAGAAGATAAACCTGCTGCCATGTCTTTGCTGAATCTTGGTGCAGGCGCTAGCGTCTGGATTGGACCGGCTATTGTTTATCTCGTCGAGCCTTATTTTGGCGTGCTCGGGATCATGATTACTTTTGCCATCATCTATTTCATCAGTGCAATTTTAACATGGTTTTTGACCCTTGATCCCGAAATTCAGGCCGAAATAGACCGCGCAAGAGCCGATAAAAAGCGCTCCCAGTCAGCCAAAATTCAATCTAACCCAGCCAGTTCATAA
- a CDS encoding CobW family GTP-binding protein, with amino-acid sequence MQNETPDTVPVTVLTGFLGAGKTTLLNHILTTDHGRKYAVVVNEFGELGIDNDLVVDADEEVFEMNNGCICCTVRGDLIRILTRLLRKRGRFDGIIVETTGLADPAPVAQTFFVDETVRQKARLDAVITVVDAYNVLQTIKESPEAVHQLAFADVIILNKCDLVDETQQAEIIQKIRSINAVAQIHKVERGQATLTDVLDKGGFDLKRALSTMPDFLESDHHHHEENITSVSFAVKEPLDEQRFQEWIGTILQQQGPDILRAKGILHFKGEKRRFAFQAVHMMADGDFIGEAKDPAEATESRIVFIGRNLNRPRLRRGFESCVAQ; translated from the coding sequence ATGCAAAATGAGACCCCTGATACTGTGCCAGTAACCGTGCTTACCGGGTTTTTAGGTGCTGGTAAAACGACCTTACTAAATCATATTCTCACGACTGATCACGGCCGAAAATATGCAGTTGTTGTAAATGAGTTTGGCGAATTAGGTATTGATAATGACTTGGTCGTTGATGCCGATGAAGAAGTTTTCGAGATGAATAACGGGTGCATTTGTTGCACAGTTCGTGGTGATTTAATCCGTATTTTGACCAGACTTCTTCGTAAACGTGGCCGCTTTGATGGTATTATCGTTGAAACAACAGGTTTGGCCGATCCTGCTCCTGTAGCGCAAACTTTTTTTGTAGATGAAACTGTTCGACAAAAAGCACGGCTAGATGCAGTTATTACAGTAGTTGATGCTTATAATGTTCTGCAAACGATAAAAGAAAGCCCAGAGGCAGTGCATCAGCTTGCATTTGCCGATGTTATAATTCTTAATAAATGTGATTTGGTTGACGAAACTCAGCAAGCAGAGATTATCCAAAAAATTCGCTCTATCAATGCTGTGGCGCAAATTCATAAGGTTGAGCGGGGTCAGGCTACCCTTACAGATGTTCTTGATAAGGGAGGTTTTGACCTTAAACGCGCACTCTCCACGATGCCTGACTTTTTAGAGAGTGATCATCACCATCATGAAGAAAATATAACCAGCGTTTCTTTTGCTGTAAAAGAACCTCTTGATGAGCAGCGTTTTCAGGAATGGATCGGAACCATTTTGCAGCAGCAGGGTCCTGATATCTTGCGGGCAAAAGGAATACTTCATTTTAAAGGAGAAAAAAGGCGTTTTGCTTTTCAGGCTGTGCATATGATGGCTGATGGCGACTTTATCGGTGAGGCAAAAGATCCTGCCGAAGCCACAGAGTCACGTATTGTTTTCATTGGCCGTAATCTTAATAGACCGCGTTTGCGTCGTGGCTTTGAAAGTTGCGTTGCTCAATGA
- a CDS encoding sugar-binding transcriptional regulator — protein MEFQPDQLTEIAALYYLENVTQEELSQRFSLSRPTISKLLKRAREEGIVDIRVRARPAAAAELEQEFKRRFGIKRLLTAIDQRDPEAQRGGVAALLADYLESVLADDMIVAVGMGRNVAAIAEQVGMPVARAITFVSAIGGSARAGEYTRAGEYMSSDHICRRLAERFGGRSETLYAPALVADAELRRALMKNDIVQRTLHRARRADMALIGIGDVSEDSNMVRMGWFSPQEVAEAKLAGTVGDMMGYDFITLDGCPADVAMQGRVIGLALDELRRIPNVVAIASESSKLVAILAALRTKTITTLATTETIAKALLGLET, from the coding sequence GTGGAATTTCAACCCGATCAGCTCACAGAAATTGCAGCTCTTTATTATCTTGAAAATGTAACTCAAGAAGAATTATCCCAAAGATTTTCACTGTCTCGTCCGACCATCAGTAAGCTTCTTAAACGTGCTCGTGAAGAAGGTATTGTTGATATTAGAGTGCGCGCTCGCCCCGCAGCGGCTGCAGAGTTGGAGCAGGAATTTAAGCGCCGTTTTGGCATTAAACGTCTCTTAACAGCCATTGATCAACGTGACCCCGAAGCACAAAGAGGTGGAGTTGCAGCCCTTTTGGCTGATTACTTAGAAAGCGTTTTAGCTGATGATATGATTGTAGCTGTTGGCATGGGGCGTAACGTTGCTGCAATAGCTGAGCAGGTTGGGATGCCGGTGGCGCGTGCTATTACATTCGTGTCAGCTATTGGAGGGTCGGCACGGGCCGGGGAATATACCAGAGCTGGTGAATATATGAGTTCTGATCATATATGCCGCCGTCTTGCTGAGCGGTTTGGAGGGCGGAGTGAAACACTTTACGCGCCTGCCCTGGTTGCGGATGCTGAGCTGAGACGTGCTTTGATGAAAAATGACATTGTGCAACGTACGTTACACCGTGCCAGACGCGCCGATATGGCGCTAATTGGTATTGGGGATGTAAGCGAAGATAGTAATATGGTTCGCATGGGGTGGTTTTCACCTCAGGAAGTGGCAGAAGCAAAATTAGCCGGCACTGTCGGAGATATGATGGGCTATGATTTCATCACACTTGATGGATGTCCTGCAGACGTCGCTATGCAAGGCCGCGTGATTGGTCTGGCTCTGGATGAATTGCGCCGTATTCCTAATGTTGTTGCCATTGCGAGTGAAAGTTCAAAACTCGTAGCTATTTTAGCAGCTCTACGCACCAAAACCATAACAACATTAGCAACGACAGAAACGATAGCCAAAGCCTTGCTTGGCCTAGAAACTTAA
- the rpiB gene encoding ribose 5-phosphate isomerase B: protein MRIAIGCDEAATDLKNIIKKFVEEAGHNVTDYGTHEGQTVLYPDIAVTVAKAVKAGEHDRAVLLCGTGIGVAVSANKVPGIRAAQTHDTYSAERAMKSNNAQIITIGARVVGPELAKMIVQAYLSSDFSGGPSAEKVERIQYYEGLVSD, encoded by the coding sequence ATGAGAATCGCTATTGGCTGCGATGAAGCCGCAACAGACTTAAAAAACATCATCAAAAAATTTGTTGAAGAGGCAGGTCACAATGTGACTGACTATGGCACTCACGAAGGGCAGACAGTTTTATATCCCGATATTGCTGTGACAGTCGCCAAGGCCGTCAAAGCAGGGGAACATGATAGAGCTGTGCTCCTTTGCGGAACAGGTATAGGAGTTGCTGTTAGTGCCAATAAAGTGCCTGGTATAAGGGCAGCACAAACGCACGATACTTATTCGGCAGAACGGGCCATGAAGAGTAACAATGCCCAAATTATTACGATTGGGGCACGTGTTGTGGGACCAGAACTTGCCAAAATGATTGTACAAGCTTACCTTTCTTCCGATTTTAGTGGTGGACCTTCGGCAGAAAAAGTCGAGCGGATTCAGTATTATGAGGGACTAGTTTCTGACTAA
- a CDS encoding MFS transporter, whose translation MTEIKFNESSLLEKKIPTDEQPETKWGRLLLKLGMPPSLFWGGIGLLIFMSGDGAESGYLASYLVGKGQTEHNVALLFTIYGVTAAISAWLSGALSDVWGAKKVMLSGLIIWVIFQIGFLAVALPQNSFPLMILFYGIRGFGYPLFAFGFLVWVVTAVNPARLGSAVGWFWFCFATGLPTLGAVFARWMIPWIGSIYTLWAAFGLVIIGGILALKSIKEKDDTVRKPGQTSIYSLRFSHLSPLPGKDPKSVLAALCVLLIPQQNLAF comes from the coding sequence ATGACTGAAATAAAGTTTAATGAGTCTTCTTTATTAGAGAAGAAAATCCCCACTGATGAACAGCCCGAGACTAAATGGGGCCGTTTGCTGCTTAAGCTGGGCATGCCACCCTCCCTTTTTTGGGGAGGCATTGGTCTTTTGATCTTTATGTCAGGAGATGGCGCTGAAAGTGGCTATTTAGCCTCTTACCTCGTTGGAAAGGGCCAAACCGAGCATAATGTGGCCCTTTTATTTACCATTTACGGTGTAACAGCAGCCATTTCTGCGTGGCTTTCAGGTGCCCTCTCTGATGTTTGGGGGGCCAAAAAAGTCATGCTCAGTGGCCTGATCATATGGGTTATTTTTCAAATTGGCTTTCTTGCAGTCGCCTTACCTCAAAACTCCTTCCCATTAATGATTCTGTTTTATGGTATTAGGGGTTTTGGTTATCCACTTTTTGCCTTTGGCTTTTTAGTGTGGGTTGTCACTGCGGTTAATCCTGCACGCCTTGGCTCTGCTGTAGGATGGTTCTGGTTCTGTTTCGCCACTGGACTGCCAACACTTGGCGCTGTTTTTGCCCGGTGGATGATTCCCTGGATTGGCTCAATCTATACTTTATGGGCTGCCTTTGGTCTCGTCATTATTGGCGGCATATTAGCTCTTAAAAGCATTAAGGAAAAAGACGACACTGTGCGTAAGCCGGGGCAGACCAGCATATATTCCTTACGCTTTTCTCATCTCTCTCCATTGCCTGGAAAAGACCCAAAGTCGGTATTGGCTGCATTGTGCGTGCTATTGATACCTCAGCAGAATTTGGCTTTCTAG